In the Raineyella fluvialis genome, GTGAATGCCGCGATCGTCCGCACGACCTTCGCGGGAGCACCCGGCGCAGTGCGCGACATCGTCATCCTGAACGCTGCTGCCACGATCCTCGCCTACGACGGCCCGGACCTCGATGCCGACATCACCGCCCAGTTTGTCACGTACGTCGAGCGGGCGCGCGAAGCGATCGACTCGGGACGGGCACTCGCGCGGCTCGACAGCTGGATCGCCACCACGCAGCGACTCGCGCAGGCCTGACCAGGCGGTCGGCCCTCCGCGTCAACCGAACGGCCCCGCTGCGCCCAGAACGAGGGAGGCGGCGGGGCCGAGCCACATCCAGGGGCCGTACGCGTACGGTCCCCGACGACCTCGCACTGCGCGGGCCACTCCCCAGAGGGCTCCCAGGAGACTGCCGGCCAGCAGCGCGACCCACCAGCCGGTCCAGGACACCGACGCTCCCAGCGCGCCGATCACGGGACTGATCCGGACGTCGCCGAACCCCAGCCCCTGACCGACCCGCCACAGCGTCAGGTAGAACAGCCCCGCGCTCAGGGCCCCCAGCAGCACCCGGGTCACCTCCGTTGGCGACACCGTGGCGCCGCTCCACGGCAGGAGGGTCGTGACGACGGCGAAGGATCCCAGCGCCCAGATGGCCCGGGTGAGTCGGAGCGGCAGCCAGGTGGTCCGCGCGTCGATGGCCACCAGCAGGGCCAGGCCCGATGCCCAGACCAGCCACAGTGGCAGCCAGGCGACCGGCGCCAAGCTGAGAGCCGTCAGGCTCGCCGCCGCCGCGAGGCCGCCACAGGCCAGCGAGAAGCCGCGTCCGGCCAGAGCCACGTAGTCCGGCGGTTCGTCCTCGAGGTCGCAACCTGCGACCGCCTGCCGGGGAAGGTGGCGCAGGATCGGGCCGGTCGCCCCCGCCACCAGGACGCCGATCGTGACGGCGGCCGCCACGATCGCGACTGCCGTCACCGGGTTGCTCGTCATCCGCGCCCCTCCTCGTCCCCGTGGTCCTTGTCCGGGTGTTCGTCATGGACCCTTTCAGGCACGGCTGCGCCCCGACGGGTCATCGCGACGGCCAGGTGCGCGTGACCGTCCGGGCAGACGAGGGGCGGAAGGCTTCGAGCCTTCCGCCCCTCACCACTCGCCTGATCAGCGGTCAGCGGGTCGCCTTGGTGAATCCGGCCGCCGCGGCGGCCTCCTCCGTGGCGAACCACACATCGGTCACGGTGCGGTTGTAGGAGTCGCTGCCTGGCAGGTGGTACTTCATCGACCGGGGATTGCCCTTGATCGGGAAGCCCTCCGGGGGCTCGATGCCGACGTACGAATCCGGCCCGTAGGAGGTCGCCGTGTCGGTCGACACCGCCCGGTCGAACTCGCTGATGCCGCCGCCTTCGCCGATCATCTCGGCCTCGGCCTCGGCCATCTCGTCGTCCATCTCGTCCAGGGGGATGTCGGCGGCGACGGGTGCCTCAGCGGTCGGTTCCTCGGCAGGGGCCGGCGTGGAGGGCCGGGGCTCCGCCGGCTGCGTCGGCTGGTAGTTCTGCCAGGCATCCTCCTTCGGGGACCCGAGCTTCTTGGCCACGACGAGGGCGATCCCCGCGAGGGCCGTGAGGATCAACAGGACCTTCCAGGTCGTGCCGCCCCGACGGCGCCCCTCGAGCTTCGCCTGCGCCTTGGCCAGCCGGGCGTCCGCCTTGGCCAGCTGCTTGGCCGCCTTGCGGGACAGCTTCTTTCCCTTCGGGGCTACGGCGGCCGCCTCCGCGGCCACGGCGTCAGCGGCCTTGTCGAGGAGCTTCTCCGCGCGGGGAACGACGTCCTCCTTGATCCGGGCCGCGGCTTCCTCCGCCAGCGGACCCACGGCCAGCAGAGCCTGCTCGATCCGCGGGGCGACGGTCTGGAGGGTGCCGCGGGCGCCGGCGACGCCCCGCACCTTGGCTTCGTGGGCGACCGGTGCGAGCCGGACCTGGGCCTCGTGGGCGACGGGACCCAGCCGGGACTG is a window encoding:
- a CDS encoding prepilin peptidase, translating into MTSNPVTAVAIVAAAVTIGVLVAGATGPILRHLPRQAVAGCDLEDEPPDYVALAGRGFSLACGGLAAAASLTALSLAPVAWLPLWLVWASGLALLVAIDARTTWLPLRLTRAIWALGSFAVVTTLLPWSGATVSPTEVTRVLLGALSAGLFYLTLWRVGQGLGFGDVRISPVIGALGASVSWTGWWVALLAGSLLGALWGVARAVRGRRGPYAYGPWMWLGPAASLVLGAAGPFG